The following are encoded in a window of Fusarium oxysporum f. sp. lycopersici 4287 chromosome 5, whole genome shotgun sequence genomic DNA:
- a CDS encoding DNA mismatch repair protein MSH6 has product MASQRSTAARTPAKATKPAATTSSAKQRSIVSFFQKAPPSSPAAAASSPLAKASPTAKQSSCLKETTKANSLPKTTPLSKSKPKPTVAIKQTTPVPDSDAIEPPSSQENLDSAMKKSSKMNHDALPSSPTRKVKKVVSYAESSEEDEPFQFGGPASSRRRARVRQVVRDEDDYEEQEEEEAEENDSDTMDDFIASDSDEDTSRSKKRKRPSKPTAPRKRSNKSSPIPEPHIDIKDSILEEDELMDDVGGSTASQWSYDATSTDKQPVVKPAERVALRDPKYKEKAHTKDPDQRYPWLANIMDKDKRKPDHPEYDKRTIYIPPAAWQKFSPFETQYWKIKQNLWDTIVFFKKGKFYELYENDATVGHQEFDFKMTDRVNMRMVGVPESSLDHWVNQFIAKQYKVARVDQMETNLGKEMRERQDKSKKADKVITRELACILTAGTLVDGSMLQDDMASYCVAIKESVVDDLPAFGIAFADTATGRFYLSTFVDDVDLTKFETLIAQTGPRELLLEKSRMSTKALRILKNNTSPTTIWTHLKPGDEFWEADKTRRELDCGGYFKAEDADEEVWPEILQSLRDDDLAMSATGALISYLRFLKLERPLLSQGNFELYNPIQKNGTLILDGQTLINLEVFSNSVNGGSEGTLFSLLNKCVTPFGKRLFRSWVAHPLCNIDRINERLDAVEMLNADQTVREQFASQLVKMPDLERLISRIHAGACKPEDFVKVLEGFEQIEYTMSLLGAYKGGNGLVDRLISSMPNLDEPLSYWRSAFDRSKARDEKLLIPERGIEEDFDQSSDRIEEIKQQLEDLLAEKKKEFKCKLLKFTDVGKEIYQLEAPKSVKVPSTFRQMSATKDVKRWYFPELSQLVRELQEAEETHSQLVREVASRFFQKFDVDYETWLQAIKIISQLDCLVSLAKASASLGQPSCRPEFVDEERSTVDFQELRHPCMMNTVDDFIPNDIKLGGDQAKINLLTGANAAGKSTVLRMSCVAVIMAQIGCYVPATFARLTPVDRIMSRLGANDNIFAAQSTFFVELSETKKILSEATPRSLVILDELGRGTSSYDGVAVAQAVLHHVATHIGCVGYFATHYHSLATEFENHPEIRARRMQIHVDDEERRVTFLYKLEDGVAEGSFGMHCAAMCGISSRVIDRAEVAAKEWEHTSRLKDSLEKAKTGCYIPLGILSDIGALLGDKGEMGDAGVDVLLNAIEAL; this is encoded by the exons ATGGCGAGCCAACGATCAACTGCGGCCCGAACGCCCGCTAAAGCGACTAAACCGGCTGCCACTACTTCTTCAGCCAAGCAGCGTTCAATCGTTTCTTTCTTCCAAAAAGCGCCCCCCTCTTCCCCCGCCGCTGCCGCATCATCGCCTCTTGCAAAAGCGTCTCCCACGGCCAAGCAATCCTCGTGCTTGAAAGAAACAACGAAGGCAAATTCTTTGCCAAAGACAACTCCGCtctccaagtccaagcccaagccaacTGTCGCCATCAAGCAAACAACCCCCGTCCCTGATAGTGACGCTATTGAGCCCCCTAGCTCCCAGGAGAATCTCGATTCGGCCATGAAG AAGTCCTCCAAGATGAACCACGACGCTCTCCCCAGCAGTCCGACTCGAAAG GTCAAAAAGGTTGTTAGTTACGCCGAATCCTCAGAGGAAGACGAGCCTTTCCAGTTTGGCGGGCCCGCAAGCTCGCGTCGAAGAGCGAGAGTACGACAGGTTGTTAGGGATGAGGACGATTacgaagaacaagaggaggaagaggcagaGGAGAACGATAGTG ATACTATGGATGACTTTATCGCATCAGACTCAGACGAAGATACCTCTCGTTCCAAGAAGCGAAAGCGACCCTCAAAGCCCACTGCTCCCCGAAAACGATCGAACAAGTCATCGCCTATACCTGAACCCCATATAGATATCAAGGATAGCattcttgaagaagatgagctgATGGATGATGTGGGAGGCTCTACGGCCTCGCAATGGAGCTACGATGCCACCTCTACCGATAAGCAGCCGGTAGTCAAGCCCGCTGAGAGGGTGGCTTTGAGGGACCCTAAGTACAAGGAGAAGGCACACACCAAAGATCCCGACCAAAGGTATCCTTGGCTTGCCAATATTATGGATAAAGACAAGCGAAAGCCCGATCATCCCGAGTATGACAAGCGAACAATTTACATTCCTCCTGCTGCTTGGCAGAAGTTCTCTCCTTTCGAGACTCAATACTGGAAGATCAAGCAGAACCTTTGGGATACAAttgtcttcttcaagaagggCAAGTTTTACGAGTTATACGAGAACGATGCCACCGTAGGACATCAGGAGTTCGACTTCAAGATGACAGACCGGGTCAACATGCGCATGGTTGGAGTGCCTGAGAGTTCGCTCGATCACTGGGTGAACCAGTTTATCGCCAAACAATACAAGGTTGCTCGTGTTGATCAGATGGAGACAAACTTGGGTAAAGAGATGCGCGAGCGACAGGATAAGAGCAAGAAGGCCGACAAGGTCATCACCCGTGAGCTTGCTTGTATCCTTACAGCCGGAACACTTGTCGACGGTAGCATGTTGCAAGATGACATGGCCTCCTACTGTGTCGCTATCAAGGAATCTGTCGTTGACGATCTCCCTGCTTTTGGTATCGCCTTTGCTGACACTGCTACTGGACGTTTCTACCTTTCTACCTTTGTGGATGATGTGGATTTGACCAAGTTTGAGACCCTCATCGCTCAAACCGGCCCCCGAGAACTACTTCTTGAGAAGTCTCGCATGTCTACCAAGGCACTGCGTATCCTCAAGAACAATACTAGCCCAACCACCATCTGGACACACCTCAAGCCAGGTGACGAGTTCTGGGAGGCGGATAAGACCCGTCGCGAACTCGACTGTGGAGGCTACTTCAAGGCAGAAGATGCTGACGAGGAGGTCTGGCCTGAAATTCTTCAATCGCTACGCGATGATGATTTGGCCATGTCGGCAACTGGAGCATTGATCTCATACTTGCGCTTCCTCAAGCTTGAGAGACCTTTACTGTCGCAGGGCAACTTCGAGCTCTACAACCCCATTCAAAAGAATGGAACACTGATCCTAGATGGGCAGAcgctcatcaacctcgaagtCTTCTCCAACTCGGTCAACGGCGGTTCCGAGGGTACGTTGTTCAGCCTACTTAACAAGTGCGTCACGCCCTTTGGAAAACGTCTCTTCCGATCATGGGTCGCGCACCCGCTTTGCAACATCGATCGCATCAACGAGCGTCTCGATGCTGTCGAGATGCTCAATGCCGATCAGACGGTACGTGAACAATTCGCCTCACAGCTTGTCAAGATGCCCGACTTGGAGCGACTCATCTCCCGAATTCACGCTGGGGCTTGCAAACCCGAAGATTTTGTCAAGGTCCTGGAAGGCTTTGAGCAGATAGAGTATACCATGAGCCTTCTGGGAGCTTACAAGGGTGGTAACGGCCTCGTCGACCGCTTGATTTCATCGATGCCAAACCTCGATGAGCCTTTGAGCTATTGGAGATCAGCTTTCGATCGCAGCAAGGCACGCGACGAGAAGCTACTTATTCCTGAGCGCGGTATTGAAGAGGATTTCGACCAGAGTTCTGATCGCATTGAGGAGATTAAGCAGCAACTCGAAGATCTCTtggccgagaagaagaaggagttcaagtgcaagcttctcaagttcACAGACGTTGGTAAAGAGATCTACCAGCTGGAAGCTCCCAAAAGCGTTAAGGTTCCTTCAACCTTTCGCCAAATGTCAGCGACAAAGGATGTCAAGCGCTGGTACTTCCCCGAACTATCCCAACTTGtgcgagagcttcaagaagcGGAAGAAACCCACTCACAGCTCGTACGCGAAGTTGCGTCGCGATTCTTCCAAAAGTTTGATGTTGACTATGAAACATGGCTGCAAGCCATCAAGATTATCTCGCAGCTGGATTGTCTTGTCAGCTTAGCCAAGGCATCCGCGTCTCTTGGCCAGCCAAGTTGCCGCCCAGAGTTTGTGGATGAGGAGCGAAGCACTGTTGACTTCCAAGAACTGCGACATCCTTGTATGATGAACACAGTCGACGACTTCATTCCCAATGACATTAAGCTTGGTGGTGACCAGGCTAAGATCAACTTATTGACTGGAGCCAACGCTGCCGGTAAATCTACCGTCCTTCGCATG TCTTGCGTCGCCGTCATCATGGCTCAGATTGGCTGCTATGTCCCTGCCACTTTCGCACGCCTCACTCCCGTCGATCGCATCATGTCTCGTCTCGGCGCCAACGACAACATCTTCGCCGCTCAATCGACCTTCTTTGTTGAGCTTtccgagaccaagaagatccttTCCGAAGCCACACCCCGATCATTGGTCATTCTGGATGAACTTGGTCGTGGAACCAGCTCTTACGATGGTGTCGCCGTCGCCCAGGCTGTTCTGCATCACGTCGCTACTCACATTGGCTGTGTCGGTTACTTCGCCACTCACTACCACTCTCTCGCGACAGAGTTTGAGAACCATCCCGAGATCCGAGCACGAAGGATGCAGATCCACGTTGATGACGAGGAGCGTCGCGTTACCTTCTTGTACAAGCTGGAAGATGGTGTCGCCGAGGGTAGTTTCGGTATGCACTGCGCCGCTATGTGCGGTATCTCATCACGCGTGATCGACCGCGCAGAAGTCGCTGCCAAGGAATGGGAGCACACCAGCCGTCTCAAGGATAGTCTTGAGAAGGCAAAGACAGGGTGTTACATCCCGCTTGGTATTCTCAGCGACATCGGTGCACTGCTTGGCGATAAAGGCGAGATGGGAGACGCGGGTGTGGATGTTCTTCTTAATGCTATCGAGGCATTGTAA
- a CDS encoding protoheme IX farnesyltransferase, mitochondrial, which produces MRPPRCLLPAAEKILLKAAAPASRRCMSSSAAFQPPRIVATTPWKGSSFFLSNRLFDRSTCLDFVILRRANGIRSTSASAATISSTNTAQTEPEQELAPHRRRQAQRREKAAAEAAAAAPRGEKPLPPDASSLLASHAASQTSSFRRYLSACLSLSKPRLTMLVVLTAMATYALYPVPEMLSPSTTETPSLSPLTLLFLTIGTTLCSSSANALNMLYEPSTDAKMTRTRNRPLVRKLISQRAAVLFAVLSGVLGTGALYFGVNPTVSGLGFANIVIYAGMYTPLKAVTAFNTWIGAVVGGIPPLMGWAAAAGETATKDGSWRELLFSPDGSSIGGWVMAGLLFAWQFPHFMALSWPIREEYKKAGLRMLAWTNPARNGRVALRYSFVFIPLCVSLCAAGVTEWSFAVTSLPINAWLIKEAVRFWRYEGHQGSARSLFWASVWHLPGIMILALLHKKGMWSRVWRSVFGEEEGEWEEEELDEMMGMAAESANSQLQHDKPVR; this is translated from the coding sequence ATGCGACCACCACGATGTCTCCTCCCCGCCGCGGAGAAGATCCTCCTCAAAGCAGCTGCACCCGCCAGCCGACGGTGCATGTCCTCGTCCGCAGCCTTCCAGCCGCCTAGAATAGTCGCTACCACTCCATGGAAGGGGTCTTCGTTTTTCCTCTCGAATAGATTGTTTGATAGATCGACATGTCTCGATTTTGTAATATTACGGCGTGCCAATGGCATTAGATCCACGTCGGCTTCGGCGGCTACGATATCTTCTACGAATACTGCGCAGACGGAGCCGGAACAGGAACTAGCACCTCATCGAAGACGACAGGCTCAACGGAGAGAGAAAGCCGCGGCTGAAGCTGCGGCCGCTGCACCTCGCGGCGAAAAACCACTACCTCCAGATGCTTCATCCCTCCTCGCTTCACACGCCGCTTCGCAAACGAGTTCTTTCCGACGCTACCTCTCCGCATGTCTCTCTCTCTCAAAACCCCGATTAACAATGCTCGTCGTCCTTACCGCTATGGCTACATACGCTTTATACCCCGTTCCTGAAATGCTGTCGCCGAGTACTACCGAGACACCGAGTTTGAGTCCTTTAACATTATTATTCCTCACGATTGGCACGACGCTATGTTCTTCTAGCGCCAATGCTCTAAACATGCTTTATGAGCCTTCGACGGATGCTAAGATGACTCGAACTCGAAACCGACCGCTCGTACGAAAACTCATCTCTCAAAGGGCTGCGGTTCTGTTCGCAGTCTTGTCTGGAGTTTTGGGTACAGGCGCCTTGTACTTTGGTGTCAACCCCACTGTTTCCGGACTTGGGTTCGCCAATATTGTTATCTACGCTGGAATGTACACACCTCTCAAGGCCGTAACGGCTTTCAATACCTGGATCGGAGCGGTGGTAGGTGGCATTCCTCCTCTGATGGGCTgggctgcggctgctggcGAGACTGCCACAAAAGACGGTTCATGGCGTGAGCTTTTATTCTCCCCCGACGGTTCATCCATTGGCGGCTGGGTCATGGCTGGTCTGTTATTTGCATGGCAATTCCCCCACTTCATGGCGCTCAGTTGGCCCATTCGCGAAGAGTACAAAAAGGCCGGTCTTCGAATGCTAGCATGGACAAATCCCGCACGAAACGGCCGAGTCGCTCTGCGTTacagcttcgtcttcatTCCCCTCTGTGTATCTCTCTGCGCCGCAGGAGTAACCGAGTGGTCCTTCGCAGTAACGAGTTTACCAATAAATGCCTGGCTTATCAAAGAAGCCGTGCGCTTCTGGCGGTACGAGGGTCACCAGGGCAGCGCGAGAAGCCTTTTCTGGGCCAGTGTATGGCATCTCCCTGGCATTATGATCCTGGCTTTGTTACACAAGAAGGGAATGTGGAGTAGAGTCTGGAGAAGTGTTTTTGGcgaagaggagggagagtgggaggaggaggaactggatgagatgatgggCATGGCTGCGGAGAGTGCAAATAGCCAGTTGCAGCACGATAAGCCTGTGCGGTGA
- a CDS encoding hypothetical protein (At least one base has a quality score < 10) → MMPKHSRATSSSQNRYNAGIPVSLAPTPLYNQQRMTMPNYYGMSTTASSSMPLQSQAQQPTYESYATTSAPPVSVPAPVQHRPSSGAWGAADDQQLLTARMQGLNWQQIQSNYFPSKTPNACRKRHERLLERKGADDWDNLKLQRLAKEYMAMRKEIWSGLAARTGEKWNVVEAKCMSNGLKNLQSAARAAARRDRLESGALSGYDDDSGISGMGLTPVDELDASYSSPETTASSVVASANTSFQQLQPHHMAAAVQYSLGAYAPGYGGHGYSSSVSSQASAGHPYGHHGHSQGNSPQYMTQRPQSSDMGIGNLINRPGRGV, encoded by the exons ATGATGCCGAAACACTCTCGAGCTACAAGCTCATCTCAGAACCGCTACAATGCTGGTATCCCAGTCTCTCTCGCCCCCACTCCTCTATACAACCAGCAGCGCATGACCATGCCCAACTACTACGGCATGAGTACaactgcttcttcttctatgCCCCTTCAATCACAAGCTCAACAGCCTACATACGAATCCTACGCTACAACCTCCGCACCACCTGTTTCCGTCCCTGCGCCTGTCCAACACAGACCCAGTTCGGGTGCCTGGGGAGCTGCAGATGACCAGCAACTTCTCACTGCGAGGATGCAAGGCCTGAACTGGCAACAGATCCAATCGAATTACTTTCCCTCCAAGACTCCCAATGCATGCCGCAAGCGTCACGAGCGATTGCTGGAACGCAAGGGTGCTGATGATTGGGACAACCTCAAGCTTCAGCGTCTGGCTAAGGAGTACATGGCTATGAGAAAGGAGATCTGGAGTGGTCTCGCAGCTCGAACAGGCGAGAAGTGGAACGTAGTCGAAGCCAAG TGCATGTCAAATGGCCTCAAGAATCTGCAAAGCGCAGCCCGCGCCGCAGCCCGCCGCGACCGTCTCGAGTCCGGCGCTCTCTCAGGGTATGACGACGACAGCGGCATCTCCGGCATGGGCCTGACACCGGTTGACGAACTAGACGCATCCTATAGCAGCCCCGAGACCACCGCCTCGTCCGTCGTGGCCTCGGCCAACACGTCCTTCCAGCAGCTCCAGCCTCACCACATGGCCGCTGCCGTCCAGTACAGCCTCGGAGCCTATGCGCCAGGCTACGGCGGCCACGGTTACTCCTCGAGCGTGAGCTCCCAAGCGAGTGCGGGTCATCCCTACGGCCATCATGGTCATAGTCAGGGGAACAGTCCGCAGTACATGACGCAGCGACCGCAAAGTTCAGATATGGGCATTGGGAATCTTATTAACCGTCCAGGAAGAGGTGTTTAA
- a CDS encoding alpha-N-arabinofuranosidase C, whose product MATFTRIADDERPSISVDPSAIISKIEDNIYGGFTEHMGRCIYGGIYDPGNPLSDENGFRKDVIEAFKELNCPVVRYPGGNFVATYHWLDGVGPREKRPARPELAWIGTETNEFGTDEFLKWCEVVGTEPYFALNFGTGTLDEALAWVEYCNSDRPTYYANLRRQNGREKPYNVKYWALGNEMYGPWQVGQMTKEDYAKKAYQWAKAIKLLDPNVELILCGETGHSSWDAYVIKECIKFDIHGLGGSTTASLIDQHSIHIYTASEDHYKNATAPRSAERAIEITAGLIDLARIENKVPPSVRRQKICFDEWNVWDPVRAPGEEGAEEKYNLSDALAVAIWLNVFVRQSKHMGMANIAQSVNVISPLMTTKDGLLKQPTWWSLLLYSKYMRGSTIAVNVRAGEYQGPTHPEWIRGAIETPWLDVSAALDKDGIVNLAVVNIHEEKDFETELRGLTGGKEVEVHTVSGKDVKVVNTAEKEEVGIKESKWNGEGLFTFPKHSFTLLRWKL is encoded by the exons ATGGCTACGTTTACTCGCATTGCTGACGATGAGCGCCCCTCCATCTCGGTAGATCCCagtgccatcatctccaagatcgAGGATAACATCTATGGAGGTTTCACAGA GCACATGGGTCGCTGCATCTACGGCGGCATCTACGACCCCGGAAATCCCCTGTCCGATGAGAATGGTTTCCGAAAGGATGTCATTGAGGCcttcaaggagctcaacTGCCCTGTTGTGAGATATCCAGGTGGTAACTTTGTTGCTACGTATCATTGGCTTGACGGTGTTGGTCCCAGGGAGAAGAGACCTGCTAG ACCTGAACTTGCGTGGATCGGTACAGAGACGAATGAGTTTGGCACagatgagtttctcaagTGGTGTGAGGTTGTAGGCACTGAGCCTTACTTTGCTCTCAACTTTGGAACTG GTACTCTTGATGAAG CCCTCGCATGGGTCGAGTACTGCAACTCCGACAGACCAACATACTACGCCAACCTCCGCCGTCAAAACGGCCGCGAGAAACCCTATAAC GTCAAATACTGGGCCCTCGGAAACGAAATGTACGGACCCTGGCAAGTCGGCCAAATGACAAAGGAAGACTACGCCAAGAAGGCCTACCAATGGGccaaagccatcaagctcctcgatCCCAACGTCGAGCTCATTCTCTGCGGCGAAACAGGCCACAGCTCTTGGGACGCTTATGTTATCAAGGAGTGCATCAAGTTTGACATTCACGGCTTGGGCGGAAGTACGACTGCTAGTCTTATTGATCAGCACAGTATTCACATTTACACTGCTAGTGAGGATCACTACAAGAACGCTACTG CCCCCCGTTCTGCTGAGCGTGCCATCGAGATCACAGCCGGTCTCATCGACCTCGCTCGCATCGAGAACAAAGTCCCCCCCAGCGTCCGTCGTCAAAAGATCTGCTTCGACGAGTGGAACGTATGGGATCCCGTCCGCGCCCCCGGCGAAGAAGGCGCTGAAGAGAAATACAACCTCTCCGATGCCCTAGCTGTCGCCATCTGGCTCAACGTCTTTGTCCGCCAATCCAAGCACATGGGCATGGCCAACATCGCCCAAAGCGTAAACGTTATCTCTCCCCTTATGACCACAAAGGACGGTCTTCTCAAACAACCAACATGGTGGTCTTTACTGCTGTACAGCAAGTACATGCGCGGATCTACCATCGCTGTTAATGTTCGCGCTGGTGAATACCAGGGCCCTACGCATCCGGAGTGGATTCGCGGTGCCATTGAGACGCCGTGGTTGGATGTTAGTGCTGCGCTTGATAAGGATGGTATTGTCAACCTTGCTGTTGTGAATATCcatgaggagaaggacttTGAGACGGAGCTAAGGGGCTTGACGGGTGGtaaggaggttgaggttcATACTGTCAGTGGAAAGGACGTCAAGGTTGTCAACactgctgagaaggaggaggttggTATCAAGGAGTCCAAGTGGAATGGCGAGGGCTTGTTCACGTTCCCCAAGCACTCGTTTACTCTGCTGCGCTGGAAGCTGTAG